The following coding sequences lie in one Heliangelus exortis chromosome 8, bHelExo1.hap1, whole genome shotgun sequence genomic window:
- the EFCAB7 gene encoding EF-hand calcium-binding domain-containing protein 7 translates to MAGSPENDASLSVQKAQESSQAKKSQHAEEAIFYKNCRAAYLTVLKSSLENIKSKEQLSLVLQQAGRNPSQKTVNKYWTSQTTTLNFDDFCTILKKEKPATKTDLLEAFEKIDTDNTGYILHDELYKILTLRGEKMTRDEVSAIIKQAEFNCSGKLDYHKFCELFVATRERCCEAARERLEVDGRWRQQQFGSQAESPSEGAPLSKPSPRISRKTDHKLPPTKGESRTPSRPSSAQSCKASVSSTLSMGPSSNRHTKLIEPDTMKEWPRAQSKGCFYLEEDGEIISHKYKLYLPQRSAVCITIKPLSIPQGEGKYCHWLSVDTALYILKENETQENLQLVSFTEQQNKEMLGWKGELGSGVYWLLPFTTGCRLKKVKTQITGEAKLVSRDEDGELALTKEFRAALSDIFETIDLDGNGFLSLEEYNFFELRTSGEKCDEEAWAVCKENFDMKKNELTRQGFMDLNLMEANDREGDPSDLWVTLLSLGYNKALEMTEACPFVIDISAEKCKPKIKPISLEAGSWQLNRAVCKSVVNKGEAKVMDSCENIIIYTYKGGRRITSVIENKSENKVIIHVNNEKSKNCLSSRGLLVFAVEVAPKSMMVSQHVVPLNEQEEWIYNCVHSLLS, encoded by the exons ATGGCTGGCAGTCCTGAGAATGATGCATCCCTCTCTGTTCAGAAGGCCCAAGAAAGTTCCCAAGCAAAGAAGTCCCAGCATGCTGAAGAAGCAATCTTCTACAagaactgcagagcagcttATCTCACTGTTCTAAAAAGCAGTTTGGAAAACATTAAATCCAAAGAACAACTCAGTTTAG TACTTCAACAGGCTGGAAGAAATCCATCTCAGAAGACAGTTAATAAATACTGGACCTCACAAACGACTACACTGAATTTTGATGATTTTtgtactattttaaaaaaagaaaaaccagctACAAAAACTGACCTGCTGGAAGCATTTGAGAAAATAGACACAGATAACACTGGATATATATTACACGATGAACTTTATAAAATTCTTACTCTG agaggTGAAAAAATGACTCGGGATGAAGTGAGTGCCATTATTAAACAAGCTGAGTTTAACTGCAGTGGCAAACTTGACTACCACAAG TTCTGTGAGTTGTTCGTGGCAACGCGGGAGCGGTGCTGCGAGGCTGCCCGAGAGAGGCTGGAGGTTGATGGTCgatggaggcagcagcagtttgGAAGTCAAGCTGAAAGTCCCTCTGAAGGGGCCCCTTTGTCAAAACCATCACCCAGAATCTCCAGGAAAACTGATCACAAACTGCCACCAACAAAAG GTGAGAGCAGAACTCCTTCCCGCCCCTCATCAGCTCAGAGTTGCAAGGCATCTGTTTCCAGCACACTCAGCATGGGGCCCAGCAGCAACAGGCACACAAAGCTAATTGAGCCAGACACAATGAAG GAATGGCCACGTGCACAATCCAAAGGATGCTTCTACTTAGAAGAAGATGGGGAAATTATTAGTCACAAGTACAAGTTGTACTTACCCCAAAGGTCTGCAGTATGTATCACCATCAAACCTTTAAGCATTCCTCAGGGAGAAG GAAAATATTGCCATTGGTTGTCAGTGGACACAGCTTTGTATAtcctgaaggaaaatgaaacccAAGAAAATCTACAGCTTGTGAGCTTTActgaacaacaaaacaaagag ATGTTGGGATGGAAAGGGGAGCTTGGATCAGGAGTTTACTGGCTCCTCCCATTCACCACAGGCTGTAGGTTAAAGAAGGTAAAAACTCAAATTACTGGAGAAGCAAAACTGGTGTCTAGAGATGAAGATGGAGAACTGGCTCTGACCAAAGAGTTCAG AGCTGCTTTATCAGATATATTTGAAACAATTGATCTGGATGGAAATGGCTTTTTGAGTCTGGAGGAATACAATTTCTTTGAACTGAGAACCAGTGGTGAGAAATGTGATGAGGAAGCATGGGCTGTGTGTAAGG AGAACTttgacatgaagaaaaatgagctCACCAGACAAGGATTTATGGATCTGAATCTCATGGAAGCCAACGACCGTGAAGGGGACCCCAGTGACCTCTGGGTCACTTTGTTGTCTCTGGGCTACAATAAAGCACTAGAAATGACTGAG GCATGCCCTTTTGTCATTGacatctctgcagaaaaatgcaaaccCAAAATTAAACCCATCTCTCTAGAGGCAGGCAGCTGGCAACTCAACAGAGCTGTTTGCAAGTCTGTTGTTAATAAAGGAGAGGCCAAAGTCATGGACAGCTGTGAAAACATCATCATCTATACCTACAAAGGGGGCAGGAGAATCACTTCTGTCATTGAAAATAAG TCTGAAAACAAAGTGATTATTCATGTCAACAATGAGAAGAGTAAGAACTGCCTAAGCAGTAGGGGCCTTCTGGTTTTTGCAGTGGAAGTGGCACCAAAATCCATGATG GTTTCTCAACACGTGGTGCCCCTGAATGAGCAGGAAGAATGGATTTATAATTGTGTGCATTCCCTCTTAagttaa